DNA sequence from the Juglans microcarpa x Juglans regia isolate MS1-56 chromosome 5S, Jm3101_v1.0, whole genome shotgun sequence genome:
tcttttttaaaaaactttacaAGGACAATTATAcatctctaatttttatttatttatttattttacaattcattttaaatcaattaatataatcatacaatttattaaaaaataattttgattttataagaTCACCCTTCATTTAAAtagtattataaaataataataaatttatcatttgttttacaataaaatattaatatttttaatttaaatacagtAAATTAAAGTAATATGAATGTTTTGGTCCTTGGGGATGATTACAGAGCTTCAACTCTTGTATTCTAATGCCTtgcaatatttattgaataactactatttatttgagaaaaaaaatgtatatgatCACAACACTCTAATTATAATAAGCTTAATCCAATCAATGGTACGTAATTTCTTCTAAAAATTATTGGCGTGGAAGGAGAATATAAAGTTAGGAAATTAGTgacacaaaaaaatgaaaagaaattcgTAATATCATATACTACATCAAactaaaaacttttattttttgtaattttttcatatttctatttgttaaaaaaaaatatttgagtaatattacatatagaTGTAGAGTACACAAATGCCtgcagtcgttttaaaaaaaaataaaatttattattaaaaaattaatttcttttcatacaaattttatatttatttttttttttttaaaataattacgagAGACTCTTGACTGTAAATCATTTTTGAACATTTTGTGTTAATGGCTGATATGACACTAAACCGAAGGGAATGATGCTTTCAAAAAAGTCCAACGTTCTAGTACCTTTTGTTAAGATATTAGTGAGGTCTAACCAATACAAAGAAGCCGTCTTAGCTCAGTCGGTAGAGCGCGTGGCTTTTAACCACGTGGTCGTGGGTTcgaatcccacagacggcgtTTTGAAGTTTAAACGTCTATTTGTTTATATATCCACATTATCCACTACGCTTCCTCCTCGGCTTACTCATTTAAGAGGCAGCTGTCTGCTGAAGATATGACTGTGATTCAGTGTTCCGCGGCAGTACAATCACCCCCTCTCCCCCACCATCCGAAATCACCCTCCAATGCGGTCTCGGCTACAACCTTggtttcttcctcttcattttcatcttcgCCAACAACAAGTAGAAGAGcagctctatctctctctctattctccaCTGCTTTCCCAACACTTGTTTTCTCgtcttctgcttcttcttcaaAGTCCGCCGTATCGGAGTTCTCCGAGCTGCCCAATTCAGGCGGCGTTAAGGTATTGGACCTCCGCTTTGGTTCCGGAGATGTACCGCTGGATGGCGACCAGGTCATTATTCTCTCTAATAATGCCAATTATACATTACATATTGAATTTAAACCTCTTACATAATATTgattcaatttttctctcattctaaGGCTCTGATTGAAGTGATAGAAAATGTTGAAATCTTCTAAATCCGCTGCCGAAGTGATAAGAAAGTTTTGTTGCGACTCATCACTCTAACAACTAACTTTGTGCTGTGTTACCTTAAAACATTAAATGTAAGATTTGTGTGGTAAAATGGGAAGGAAAATTGTGAAATTGACAAGGGGCAGGAAATGGATACAATCAGTGAGACTGCTACAGAACTTTCTAGTGCCGACTTTAGCCAATGTCAGCTAGCAATTTACAGtagaaaagaataataatattaattcacCACATACCGTCCTTCTCACCGTGATTATTTACCTTACATGTATACATGTAGTTACAAGCTCATTGATCTGTTTTTATCTGGCTCCTACATGAGCCGCATGGCTTTCAATGTGTTTTGGAACTGTGGCTCTATGTGACTTACAATGCTGCACTTAATTGACAAGTAAATCAGTACGTGTATTCGGACTCATGACTATTGCAGCCTATGACCAAAACCATTGGATGATGACTgctatctattttttcatacCTCCAACAACGGAAGTCCTGCATTTTGCAGCATTTTTTAGATAGTATGATATGCAAGAGGTAGAGTATTTATCTTTATGACTTCAGATATATCTTCTGTAAAATCGAGAATTAGGATATGCCAGACCATCCATTAATCCATCACTTTTTGAGTTTGAATGTGAAGGTTGCAGTCCATTACTATGGAAGATTGGCAGCAAAACAAGGTTGGCGCTTTGATTCAACATATGATCACAAAGATGAAAATGGTGAACCGATTCCATTTGTGTTTTTCCTTGGCTCTGGGAAAGTAAGTCCTGATATCATTGCTCAAATTAGTTATCATTTGTAGAGACATTTATCTAATAATTGTAAGATATGATTATGGTGAATCCGGTAACATACTAGGCAAAGTTTGTTTTTTTGCACCTTTTTACCTTTTTGTTCCTCGTAAAAGTTTCCCAGTGAGTGAAAAGGAATGGTAACATGCATTATGACTTCTGTTTTTTCGTGGCAATCTTGATAAAATGGTTGCATATGGCTGCAGcattatttcttcttttgtctTACCATTTGTTTATATATCTTTTGATTGCAAGGAAGGCTATAAAACATGATATGACTTCAAAAGGCAAGTACTCCTCTCTTTTCCTGTTACTAAATGGTCATCAGAgcattaattgaaaataaatctttagAGCCGAAAAGGGAAGCCAAAGTACTCACTCCTTCTATCATTGTTTCTCCACtggcacacacacacacacccactcACAAAGGCATCTCATTTTACTCAATACCTCACCACCACCGACCCTACTCATTGTTGCTGAGCATGCCTCATGCACAGGCCCATTTCAATTTAAATGCTTAAGAGTTGgtgtttttttccattttcatagTTTCTCATATCCAAgagtaattttcatttttttctattgatttttatttgcttatgatgtttttaatttgtaaagtGCTTTTATCCGTTAGTTAAATCTTTTGGGAGAAACTATTAATCATTGGTGAAACTGATGATGGGCCTCACAGCTGTTGTAG
Encoded proteins:
- the LOC121267896 gene encoding peptidyl-prolyl cis-trans isomerase FKBP17-1, chloroplastic isoform X2, with amino-acid sequence MTVIQCSAAVQSPPLPHHPKSPSNAVSATTLVSSSSFSSSPTTSRRAALSLSLFSTAFPTLVFSSSASSSKSAVSEFSELPNSGGVKVLDLRFGSGDVPLDGDQVAVHYYGRLAAKQGWRFDSTYDHKDENGEPIPFVFFLGSGKVISGIEAAVRSMKVGGIRRVVIPPSQGYQSTSQEPIPPNYFDRQRLFTTIFNPTRLANGEGSTLGTLIFDIELVNLRHQ
- the LOC121267896 gene encoding peptidyl-prolyl cis-trans isomerase FKBP17-1, chloroplastic isoform X1 — encoded protein: MTVIQCSAAVQSPPLPHHPKSPSNAVSATTLVSSSSFSSSPTTSRRAALSLSLFSTAFPTLVFSSSASSSKSAVSEFSELPNSGGVKVLDLRFGSGDVPLDGDQVAVHYYGRLAAKQGWRFDSTYDHKDENGEPIPFVFFLGSGKAIKHDMTSKGIEAAVRSMKVGGIRRVVIPPSQGYQSTSQEPIPPNYFDRQRLFTTIFNPTRLANGEGSTLGTLIFDIELVNLRHQ